In one window of Frigoriglobus tundricola DNA:
- a CDS encoding AAA family ATPase, which translates to MNPPPVARPQVAVLAGINGAGKTTASQHLLREALRVPSFTNADAIARGLNALDVESVAVKAGRVMLDHLHELAAARQSFAFETTLSGRAYAPWLRQLVRDGYAVHLLYYWLESADVAISRVAERVRAGGHHLPDDTVRRRYARSVRNFLELYRPVVTTWQVYDNTHGARRLIAFNNGYFDTVLDHDLWDRFHRSANDGGTIHSAGE; encoded by the coding sequence GTGAACCCACCGCCCGTTGCGCGGCCGCAAGTGGCCGTTCTCGCCGGCATCAACGGCGCCGGAAAGACGACGGCGTCGCAGCACCTCTTGCGCGAGGCGCTGCGGGTACCGTCCTTTACCAACGCGGACGCCATCGCCCGCGGTCTCAACGCCTTAGATGTGGAGTCGGTCGCGGTGAAGGCCGGCCGGGTCATGCTCGATCACCTGCACGAACTCGCCGCCGCGCGGCAGAGCTTCGCGTTCGAGACGACGCTATCGGGGCGCGCTTACGCGCCCTGGCTCCGCCAACTGGTTCGGGACGGCTACGCTGTTCACCTGCTCTACTACTGGCTCGAAAGCGCTGACGTGGCCATTAGCCGCGTAGCCGAGCGCGTCCGGGCCGGCGGGCACCACCTTCCGGACGACACCGTTCGCCGGCGGTACGCGCGGAGCGTGCGAAATTTTCTCGAACTCTACCGACCGGTCGTGACGACGTGGCAGGTGTATGATAATACGCACGGGGCTCGGCGGCTGATTGCCTTCAACAACGGTTACTTCGATACGGTTCTCGATCACGATTTGTGGGACCGCTTCCACAGGAGCGCGAACGATGGCGGAACAATCCACTCTGCCGGCGAGTGA